One Sulfolobus sp. S-194 DNA segment encodes these proteins:
- a CDS encoding protease pro-enzyme activation domain-containing protein, which translates to MLRIVGILVLILLMISGVVSIAQQSQQLYYIQTSSPTYSIVPGSIFVQPLNISTELYIAVLLNFTNYSSLLNYLGKIYLSPSLFHKWLTPQQFREYYYPSQSYINSLISYLESYGLHYDGQYGLALIFNGNVGEIEKAFNTYINIYYYPFKDLYWFGQIGITDIGPFYYFSNNVTPSLPYNVGKYVLGIVGIDSLDPKVVSLIKQDAWKLNITRVGQGLISKVVISPITIQQYFNFTLAYEHGLTGKGSDIAIEGVPECYVNISDIYSFWKLYNIPRTGSLTVIMFGNDTSGGQSAENELDAEWSGAFAPGANVTIVFSDGYVGGVNLVGNLLNYWYEYYYMVNYLYPNVISISVSVPESYLAAYYPAMLDLIHNMMLQAAAEGISVLAASGDWGFESDHPPPNFRIGIYNTIWYPESDPYVTSVGGIFINASSNGSIVSFSGWDYSTGGYSVVFPSQYYELTSLIPFTPTYARTYPDIAFVSAGGYNIPEFGFGLPLVFEGQLFLWYGTSGAAPMTAAMISLPGVRFGALNYALYHISYDGIVVSPIGTFQGLMAWIPVTSGNNPTPAHYGWNYVTGPGTYDAYAMVYDILLYSGYSV; encoded by the coding sequence ATGCTCAGAATTGTTGGAATTTTAGTTTTAATTTTACTAATGATCTCCGGAGTAGTAAGTATAGCTCAGCAATCACAGCAATTGTATTATATTCAAACATCATCACCAACATATTCGATAGTCCCGGGATCAATATTTGTACAACCGTTAAATATTTCTACGGAGCTTTATATAGCCGTTCTGCTAAACTTTACTAATTACTCATCCTTACTTAATTATCTCGGCAAAATATATCTCTCACCCTCATTATTTCATAAATGGCTAACTCCTCAACAATTTAGAGAATACTACTATCCTTCTCAAAGTTATATTAACTCCTTAATTAGCTATCTGGAGTCTTATGGATTACATTATGATGGACAATACGGTTTAGCACTAATCTTTAACGGAAATGTCGGAGAAATTGAAAAGGCATTTAATACTTATATAAATATCTATTACTATCCGTTTAAGGACCTATATTGGTTTGGACAAATAGGGATAACTGATATAGGGCCATTCTATTACTTCTCTAACAACGTTACCCCATCATTACCTTACAATGTTGGTAAATATGTGTTAGGAATTGTCGGAATAGATAGTTTAGATCCTAAAGTGGTAAGTTTAATTAAACAAGATGCATGGAAATTAAATATAACCAGAGTAGGACAAGGGTTAATATCTAAGGTAGTAATTTCACCAATAACCATACAGCAGTATTTTAACTTCACTTTAGCTTATGAGCATGGTTTAACCGGTAAAGGGAGTGATATTGCAATTGAAGGAGTCCCAGAATGTTATGTTAATATTTCAGACATTTATTCATTTTGGAAATTATACAACATTCCAAGAACTGGTAGTTTAACGGTAATAATGTTTGGTAATGATACCTCTGGTGGGCAATCTGCTGAGAATGAGTTAGATGCCGAATGGAGTGGAGCTTTTGCACCAGGAGCTAATGTAACAATAGTTTTTAGTGATGGCTATGTAGGTGGTGTGAACTTAGTGGGTAATTTACTTAACTACTGGTATGAGTATTATTATATGGTTAACTATCTATACCCTAACGTAATCTCAATATCTGTTAGTGTACCAGAATCATATTTAGCAGCATATTATCCGGCAATGCTAGATTTAATACATAATATGATGTTACAAGCTGCTGCTGAAGGAATAAGTGTCTTAGCTGCTTCTGGTGATTGGGGATTTGAAAGTGATCATCCACCACCTAACTTCAGAATTGGTATTTATAATACTATTTGGTATCCAGAAAGCGATCCTTATGTAACTTCTGTGGGCGGAATATTCATCAATGCATCATCTAACGGAAGTATTGTTAGCTTCTCTGGTTGGGATTATAGTACTGGCGGATATAGTGTAGTATTCCCATCTCAGTACTACGAGTTAACATCACTAATTCCATTTACACCTACATACGCAAGAACATACCCAGATATAGCTTTTGTATCAGCTGGAGGGTATAATATTCCAGAGTTCGGATTTGGTTTGCCGTTAGTTTTTGAGGGACAACTATTTTTATGGTACGGTACTAGTGGGGCTGCTCCAATGACCGCTGCAATGATTTCATTACCTGGTGTTAGATTTGGTGCATTAAACTATGCACTTTATCATATATCCTATGACGGGATAGTGGTTTCACCAATTGGAACTTTTCAAGGTTTAATGGCATGGATTCCAGTAACTTCTGGAAATAATCCAACACCAGCACATTACGGATGGAACTATGTTACTGGGCCTGGAACTTATGATGCATATGCCATGGTCTACGATATTCTGTTATACTCTGGTTATTCTGTTTAA
- a CDS encoding MFS transporter, which translates to MKPLRTYAVLNNLASSLINPFISFFTASYGITGVLLAIVSSANTTFPGVVQFILAKIFIKAKRIIELGEFLTGLFWVLIGSFAIFNSFFVILYVVITLCLGVANFGWLLILDKVSETKRGRILAYYSFYATIGGFIATLITGFIVRDNLYIMRYFFIVSGLIYIINSFIISRSDVDVEYKGGKITLTRNPEIKKLFVVTFIFTFIWSMAWPLFPLAQVYKFHMNELQIAIIDLISGISTLSLQRIIGRLVDKSKKLVMFLGRLGLATFPLVYGLGTSVYQIYLAYIVSGFTNSASISYTAFLFDNSSYSEKRVNIALYNMISGISALSGSTFSSFILGILSTRVNLVMAINLMMITIGILRILSSLLYLKIKETVRR; encoded by the coding sequence TTGAAGCCACTAAGAACTTACGCTGTACTAAATAATCTTGCATCAAGTCTAATAAATCCCTTTATCTCTTTTTTCACAGCATCTTACGGAATTACTGGAGTTTTGTTAGCAATTGTCTCTTCAGCAAATACAACGTTCCCAGGTGTGGTACAATTTATTTTAGCAAAGATTTTCATAAAGGCTAAAAGAATAATAGAACTAGGAGAATTCTTAACTGGTTTATTCTGGGTATTAATAGGTTCTTTCGCAATTTTTAACTCATTTTTTGTAATTCTTTACGTGGTAATTACACTCTGTTTAGGAGTTGCAAACTTCGGTTGGTTATTAATTTTAGATAAGGTTAGTGAAACGAAAAGAGGGAGAATATTAGCTTATTATTCTTTTTACGCCACAATTGGGGGTTTTATCGCAACTTTAATAACAGGATTCATAGTTAGAGACAACCTTTATATAATGAGATATTTCTTTATAGTTTCAGGTTTAATTTATATTATTAACTCCTTCATTATTTCTAGGTCAGATGTGGACGTAGAATATAAAGGGGGTAAAATTACTTTGACTAGAAATCCGGAAATAAAGAAATTATTTGTAGTAACATTTATATTTACATTTATATGGTCAATGGCATGGCCTTTATTTCCATTGGCACAAGTTTATAAATTTCATATGAACGAACTGCAGATCGCAATCATTGATTTAATTAGTGGAATTTCAACTCTTTCATTGCAGAGAATAATTGGGAGGTTAGTAGATAAATCAAAAAAGCTAGTTATGTTTTTAGGAAGATTAGGATTAGCTACTTTCCCATTAGTTTATGGTTTAGGCACATCAGTTTATCAAATTTACTTAGCCTATATTGTGTCTGGTTTTACGAACTCAGCCTCAATTTCCTATACAGCGTTCCTTTTTGATAATTCAAGTTACAGTGAAAAGAGAGTAAATATTGCACTTTATAATATGATAAGTGGTATTTCAGCTCTATCTGGATCCACATTTTCCAGCTTTATTTTAGGAATTCTATCGACAAGAGTTAACTTAGTAATGGCTATAAACCTAATGATGATTACTATAGGTATTCTTAGAATTCTCTCTTCCTTATTATATCTTAAAATAAAGGAAACTGTAAGAAGGTAA
- a CDS encoding GH116 family glycosyl hydrolase, translating into MVTYTDKDKLSSGVPLGGIGAGKIEIDNKVRIINVTIANNWTNPIKELKNFFIYIKPEEGEGFILQKVVSLFPQVEQIVYEGLYPFVFIRGRRKNIEVNLTAFSSLIPHDLRNSALPAVGFKISVNGSKKGYIAISMPNIVGSTKIGRINERVKNGVIFKNMKANDYDPAKGDVTLISEEVDKIIVQYDADEIITDLDKVKDNPHEVSGLREIPASIVFATYEKEVKFVLSWYFISKHVFYPYGHYYQNFFSNSLEVAKYFLENFDYLERKTKEWQDQIDFDGWLEDAIINSAYILSTSTWLDEKGRFSIFEAPTNFPYQGTIGTCYEFGSLPILYFFPELEKSFLSLLSTYIREDGYVPHDLGYCSLDSPTDGTTAPPKWKDLNPTYILLIYRYYKLSGDIEFLKSIYDKVKKAFEWELKFSRYGLEGKMDSAFDVTPIKGINSYTLSLYIASLLAMREISKAVGDNLDMDDKIKEARELFEKMFNGKYFIAWEGMENVVFLAQVFGEWWTTLLGLEPITDEEKIKSALRWIIKVNGNASSYCTPNLVRENGKIASISPQTYSSWPRLVFAICWLSIEKNISEGLQLCEKEWQNLVSHGLVWDQPSRVNAFNGLPDPVVSYLDHYIGSPSLWSFIVKKLINAEKENKEHEAMP; encoded by the coding sequence ATGGTTACTTATACTGACAAAGATAAACTTTCATCTGGAGTACCTTTAGGGGGGATTGGTGCTGGGAAAATAGAAATTGACAATAAAGTTAGAATTATAAATGTAACAATTGCAAATAATTGGACAAATCCAATTAAGGAACTTAAGAACTTTTTCATCTATATAAAACCAGAGGAAGGAGAAGGTTTCATATTGCAAAAGGTAGTCTCATTGTTTCCTCAGGTAGAGCAAATTGTATATGAAGGACTTTATCCCTTTGTTTTCATTAGAGGAAGAAGGAAAAATATTGAAGTTAATCTTACTGCTTTTTCCTCACTTATTCCTCATGATTTGAGAAACTCAGCTTTACCAGCAGTAGGATTTAAAATAAGCGTTAATGGAAGTAAAAAAGGCTATATAGCGATTTCAATGCCAAATATAGTTGGTAGTACTAAAATTGGGAGAATAAATGAAAGGGTGAAAAATGGGGTTATTTTTAAGAATATGAAGGCTAATGATTATGATCCGGCAAAAGGAGATGTAACTTTAATCTCGGAAGAAGTTGATAAAATAATTGTTCAATATGATGCTGATGAAATAATTACTGATTTAGACAAAGTAAAGGACAACCCTCATGAAGTAAGTGGTTTAAGAGAAATACCAGCAAGTATTGTCTTTGCTACATACGAGAAAGAAGTAAAGTTTGTTTTGTCATGGTATTTCATTAGTAAACATGTTTTCTATCCTTACGGACATTATTATCAAAATTTCTTCAGTAATTCCTTAGAAGTAGCAAAATATTTTCTAGAAAACTTTGATTACCTAGAGAGAAAGACCAAGGAGTGGCAAGATCAAATAGATTTTGATGGTTGGTTAGAAGACGCAATAATTAATTCTGCTTACATTCTTTCTACGAGCACCTGGTTAGATGAAAAGGGGAGATTTAGCATATTTGAGGCTCCTACTAACTTTCCATATCAAGGAACAATAGGGACTTGTTATGAGTTTGGTTCTCTTCCAATACTTTACTTCTTTCCAGAACTTGAGAAATCATTTCTAAGCTTACTTTCTACTTATATAAGAGAAGATGGTTATGTTCCTCATGATTTAGGTTATTGCTCTTTAGACTCACCAACTGATGGAACAACAGCACCACCAAAATGGAAAGACTTAAACCCAACTTACATTCTGCTAATCTACAGATACTATAAACTCTCGGGGGATATAGAGTTCCTTAAATCGATTTATGATAAGGTGAAAAAAGCTTTCGAGTGGGAGCTTAAATTTTCTAGATATGGCTTAGAAGGTAAAATGGATAGTGCATTTGATGTAACCCCAATAAAGGGGATTAACAGTTATACATTGTCGTTGTATATAGCATCACTCCTTGCAATGAGAGAGATTAGTAAAGCTGTCGGTGATAATCTAGATATGGACGATAAGATAAAGGAAGCAAGAGAATTGTTTGAGAAAATGTTTAATGGTAAATATTTTATCGCTTGGGAAGGAATGGAAAATGTGGTATTTCTCGCACAAGTTTTTGGTGAGTGGTGGACAACTTTACTTGGTTTAGAACCTATAACTGATGAGGAGAAAATAAAGTCTGCTCTAAGATGGATAATAAAGGTTAATGGTAATGCATCAAGTTACTGTACTCCTAATCTAGTTAGAGAAAACGGTAAAATTGCCTCAATTTCGCCTCAAACATATTCTTCATGGCCTAGACTAGTCTTTGCGATTTGTTGGCTCTCAATAGAGAAAAATATTTCTGAAGGTTTACAGTTATGTGAGAAAGAATGGCAAAACTTAGTTTCTCACGGTCTTGTTTGGGATCAGCCATCAAGAGTAAACGCATTTAACGGTTTACCAGACCCAGTTGTAAGTTATTTAGACCATTATATAGGTAGCCCGTCTCTATGGTCTTTTATTGTGAAAAAGCTTATAAATGCAGAGAAAGAGAATAAGGAACATGAAGCAATGCCCTAA
- a CDS encoding zinc ribbon domain-containing protein: MKQCPKCGYMNPDDAKFCMNCGSPFPKKRKLLPIIVGVILAIAIIASVPIIFAIIKSSPVVLSASSVQSTLGGKWSVVTNETYLAKYPVKQITIEYANGTNVTVPYPHQIKTYIHEVLMGKMNSTNVTMIVKVIIYTSNITMFHHMFGFGFQFNTNQFYTDITTYDGYTIFYVSSTFPYPHTFVTAVKGNELIQIKISGYSASLQQVESLISDIS; the protein is encoded by the coding sequence ATGAAGCAATGCCCTAAATGTGGATATATGAATCCAGATGATGCAAAATTTTGTATGAATTGTGGTTCTCCATTTCCTAAAAAGAGAAAATTACTTCCAATAATTGTTGGTGTTATACTTGCTATAGCTATAATTGCTTCAGTCCCAATTATCTTTGCAATTATAAAATCATCACCAGTAGTTCTTTCAGCATCTTCTGTTCAATCAACATTAGGAGGTAAATGGTCTGTAGTAACTAATGAAACTTATTTAGCTAAATATCCAGTAAAGCAAATAACTATCGAATACGCTAACGGTACTAATGTTACAGTTCCGTACCCTCATCAAATAAAGACATATATTCATGAGGTTCTAATGGGAAAGATGAACTCAACTAATGTAACTATGATAGTTAAGGTAATAATTTATACTTCAAACATAACTATGTTCCATCATATGTTTGGTTTTGGTTTTCAGTTTAATACTAACCAGTTCTATACTGATATAACAACATACGATGGATACACCATATTTTATGTTTCTTCAACATTTCCCTATCCCCATACTTTCGTAACTGCTGTAAAAGGTAATGAACTAATACAGATAAAAATCTCAGGTTATTCAGCGTCATTACAACAAGTTGAGTCCTTAATATCTGATATTAGCTAA
- a CDS encoding GNAT family N-acetyltransferase: MIDIQLKKLFLRDPIKFAFEIYDSEIDYEFSEFKIVNEGYFMIYRKFNPVIIILYAENEATVTKLLSLIKEDKFVLFIEPKWKYLLNFSNMKIYPEIIMICKSPSVFRREDVRRLTAEDSDKIIELYGKDRGGLIVQMLRDNKTTAYGLFLGNKLVSAAYTWIETKDVGIIGGVFTREEFRNRGFASSVVSELAEDIVNRGKIASLYVREDNTSAIHVYRKIGFNEYWKRLWVSVNTDAKPL, from the coding sequence ATGATTGATATTCAACTAAAGAAGTTGTTCTTAAGAGACCCTATTAAATTTGCTTTTGAGATTTATGATTCTGAGATCGATTACGAATTTTCGGAGTTTAAAATAGTAAATGAAGGATATTTTATGATTTACAGAAAATTTAACCCTGTTATTATAATACTTTATGCAGAAAATGAAGCTACCGTAACTAAATTACTTTCATTAATAAAAGAGGATAAATTCGTGCTATTCATAGAACCTAAATGGAAATATTTACTAAACTTTTCCAATATGAAGATATACCCGGAGATCATAATGATTTGTAAATCTCCTAGTGTATTCAGAAGAGAAGATGTAAGGAGACTTACAGCTGAAGACTCTGATAAGATAATTGAGCTATACGGAAAAGATAGAGGAGGTCTTATAGTGCAAATGTTAAGGGATAATAAAACAACCGCCTACGGTCTATTTCTAGGTAACAAATTAGTCTCAGCCGCTTATACATGGATTGAAACTAAGGACGTAGGCATTATAGGAGGGGTTTTTACTAGAGAAGAGTTTAGGAATAGAGGTTTTGCATCTTCAGTAGTATCCGAACTTGCTGAAGATATAGTTAATAGAGGTAAGATAGCATCTCTTTACGTAAGAGAAGATAATACTTCAGCCATCCATGTTTATAGGAAAATTGGATTTAATGAATATTGGAAAAGGTTATGGGTATCTGTGAATACTGACGCTAAACCATTATAA